In Candidatus Promineifilum breve, one genomic interval encodes:
- a CDS encoding multiheme c-type cytochrome has translation MNRQHNQFKPNQSQRRQGRAALGLGVLLLGLAGLMLAVGIGRVVAGERPQSANDGQPHATVATLPLPTTRQDFFLPGTQPGGLDDSHPLIDPTTCDACHTDPIYKAWRGSMMGQAGRDPVFWAAFAVAQNDAADAGEYCLRCHTPTAWYDERDHALTPGDLTPADINAGLACEVCHRMVDPVSGATDETAAIDTAIRAALTDPPPSDHFATAMLILDPLDRRRGPFAFPDPQSGPHQRWQARFQGQDDALAASRLCGSCHNVDNPLLSWNENPPGGGPAQFWPNDLDTAAPSFAKDDLFPVERTYDEWLNSEYATGGVYAPQFAGAKPDGIVASCQDCHMVRQTGEAAESFVSPVFRDCATTGCLPAHIFAGGNSWVPKIIQDPRWRLRNPADAAALNQTALAAQSMLRRAATLELDVVDDGDQKDVTVRVINETGHKLPTGYPEGRRMWLNLRAYDDDGELIYESGAYDPATGHLTKDAAIKVYEVEQGLTPQLATLVGLDAGPTFHFALNNMTNKDNRIPPRGYTVAAFDRPGLRPVGATYADGQYWDDTAYSVPADTARVVATLYYQLASGDYITFLREMGGADGQTLGAIWDDSKSPPELVAQAEFPQPILNYIPINRAP, from the coding sequence ATGAATCGACAACATAACCAATTCAAGCCCAATCAAAGCCAACGACGCCAGGGACGCGCGGCGTTGGGGCTGGGCGTGCTGCTGCTGGGATTGGCGGGGCTGATGCTGGCCGTGGGTATCGGCCGTGTGGTGGCCGGAGAGCGCCCACAGAGCGCTAACGACGGACAACCTCACGCCACGGTGGCGACGTTGCCCCTGCCCACCACCCGACAGGATTTCTTTCTGCCGGGAACCCAACCCGGCGGGCTTGACGACAGTCACCCGCTCATCGACCCCACCACCTGTGACGCCTGCCACACCGATCCGATCTACAAGGCGTGGCGGGGCAGCATGATGGGCCAGGCGGGGCGCGACCCGGTGTTTTGGGCGGCCTTCGCCGTGGCCCAGAATGACGCGGCCGACGCCGGCGAGTATTGCCTGCGCTGCCACACCCCAACGGCCTGGTATGACGAACGGGATCACGCCCTGACGCCGGGCGATCTGACGCCGGCCGACATCAACGCCGGGCTGGCCTGCGAGGTCTGCCACCGGATGGTCGATCCCGTCTCCGGCGCGACCGATGAAACGGCCGCGATTGACACCGCCATACGCGCCGCGCTAACCGATCCGCCGCCGAGCGATCATTTCGCCACAGCCATGCTGATCCTCGATCCGCTGGACAGGCGGCGCGGCCCGTTCGCCTTTCCCGATCCCCAATCCGGGCCGCACCAGCGCTGGCAAGCCCGTTTCCAGGGGCAGGATGACGCGCTGGCCGCGTCGCGCCTGTGCGGCAGTTGCCACAACGTCGATAACCCGCTGCTGAGCTGGAACGAGAACCCGCCCGGCGGCGGCCCGGCCCAGTTCTGGCCCAACGACCTCGACACGGCGGCGCCGTCTTTCGCCAAGGATGACCTGTTCCCGGTGGAGCGCACCTACGACGAATGGCTGAATAGCGAATATGCCACCGGAGGCGTCTACGCGCCGCAGTTTGCCGGGGCCAAGCCGGACGGCATCGTCGCCTCGTGCCAGGATTGCCACATGGTGCGCCAGACCGGCGAGGCGGCCGAGTCTTTCGTCAGTCCCGTCTTCCGCGATTGCGCCACGACCGGCTGCCTGCCGGCGCATATCTTCGCCGGCGGCAATTCGTGGGTGCCGAAGATCATCCAGGACCCGCGTTGGCGCTTGCGCAACCCGGCCGACGCGGCGGCGCTGAACCAGACCGCGCTGGCGGCCCAGAGTATGCTCCGTCGCGCGGCCACGCTGGAACTGGACGTGGTCGATGACGGCGATCAGAAGGACGTCACCGTGCGGGTCATCAACGAGACCGGCCACAAGCTGCCCACCGGCTACCCGGAGGGGCGGCGCATGTGGCTCAACCTGCGCGCCTACGATGACGATGGCGAATTAATCTATGAATCGGGGGCCTACGACCCGGCCACCGGCCACCTGACAAAGGACGCCGCGATCAAGGTCTACGAAGTGGAGCAAGGGCTGACGCCGCAATTGGCGACGCTGGTGGGGTTGGACGCCGGGCCAACCTTCCACTTCGCGCTCAACAATATGACCAATAAGGACAATCGCATCCCGCCGCGCGGTTACACCGTGGCCGCGTTCGACCGGCCGGGGCTGCGTCCCGTGGGGGCGACGTATGCCGACGGGCAGTATTGGGACGACACGGCCTATAGCGTCCCGGCCGATACGGCGCGCGTTGTCGCCACGCTCTATTACCAGCTAGCTTCGGGCGACTACATCACGTTCCTGCGCGAGATGGGCGGGGCTGACGGCCAGACGCTGGGCGCGATCTGGGACGACAGCAAAAGCCCGCCGGAACTGGTGGCCCAGGCGGAGTTCCCACAACCGATCCTGAACTATATACCGATCAATCGAGCGCCATGA
- a CDS encoding glycosyltransferase family 4 protein, which translates to MRAFLAVFLIALTLTVAGMPWVRRVALALDIVDTPSARKVHRTPTPLLGGAAIFIGAILAVLILYRGDPEPTVLGVLLASTVVALTGLVDDYRPLPAWVKLAGQFLGFLILAYFGIRVRLPVPGAVNYAITLLWLLGITNAINFLDNMDGLSAGIAAVTSSFILLLALFNGQFLVGALAAGLLGACLGFLRYNFPPARIFMGDVGSLFLGFLLAVLGIQLRFPDNSNFVTWMVPVFLFGLPIFDMTLVVISRLRRGLSPNTAGKDHTSHRLVRLGYTPREAVLILYLFSGILGMMALFITQASIVEGYVVGALAALLGLAAIGWLEHRWQESETHESTT; encoded by the coding sequence ATGCGCGCCTTCCTCGCTGTTTTCCTCATCGCCCTGACGCTGACCGTCGCCGGTATGCCGTGGGTGCGGCGCGTGGCGCTGGCACTGGACATCGTCGATACGCCGTCGGCGCGCAAGGTTCACCGCACGCCGACGCCCTTGCTGGGCGGCGCGGCTATCTTCATCGGCGCGATCCTGGCCGTCCTCATCCTGTATCGTGGCGACCCGGAGCCGACCGTGCTGGGCGTGCTGTTAGCCTCCACCGTGGTGGCCCTGACCGGCTTGGTGGATGATTACCGCCCGCTGCCCGCCTGGGTCAAGCTGGCCGGTCAATTCCTGGGTTTTCTCATCCTGGCCTACTTCGGCATCCGGGTGCGGCTGCCCGTGCCCGGCGCGGTCAACTATGCCATCACGCTACTGTGGTTGTTGGGCATCACCAACGCGATCAACTTTCTGGATAATATGGACGGTTTGAGCGCGGGCATCGCCGCGGTCACATCGTCGTTTATCCTATTGCTGGCCCTGTTCAACGGGCAATTCCTCGTCGGGGCGCTGGCGGCCGGGTTGCTGGGCGCGTGTCTGGGCTTCCTGCGCTACAACTTTCCCCCGGCGCGGATCTTTATGGGCGACGTCGGCTCCCTTTTCCTCGGCTTTCTGCTGGCGGTGCTGGGCATCCAGTTGCGCTTCCCCGATAATTCCAACTTCGTCACGTGGATGGTGCCGGTGTTCCTGTTCGGCCTGCCCATCTTCGACATGACGCTGGTGGTCATCTCGCGGCTGCGGCGCGGCCTCAGCCCCAACACGGCCGGCAAGGATCACACCAGCCATCGGCTGGTGCGGCTAGGCTATACGCCGCGCGAGGCGGTGCTCATTCTCTACCTCTTTAGCGGAATTTTGGGTATGATGGCGTTGTTCATCACCCAGGCTTCCATTGTGGAAGGCTACGTCGTCGGCGCGCTGGCCGCGCTGCTGGGCCTGGCAGCGATTGGGTGGCTGGAGCACAGATGGCAGGAAAGCGAAACGCATGAATCGACAACATAA
- a CDS encoding tetratricopeptide repeat protein → MDSRLTRWCDGFLEACWLVAILTIPLFFNIHSERVFEPDKLALLRSLAVLMVAVALARWIDQRGWRNLGRWRFADPQSFWHKPFVLPIAALVVVYLLATIFSIGPRISWAGSYQRLQGTYTTLAYIVIFGLMAITIRSQEQVRRVVSTAIVASIPVALYGLLQHFGHDPLPWGGDVETRVAGHMGNAIFIAAYLIMVIPLTLARVVDAFSNILADEKLAAADVARASIYIFTLAIQLLTLYWSGSRGPLIGLAVGLFSFTLVLLVSLRDAAGEQGHDRPRELWPALLFLAPTLVALLLSPLVSRAAGPAIAFAFFGGVVGLSVLAIFLLVAARRGWRWLWLGWLLLTVLVAGWLLLFNIPAERTAGWRGIPLVGGVFDTLDEWRDLPGIGSYGRMLDPSDTTGREKSGRVRVLIWEGVIDLISPHEPLTYPDGRADPFNWLRPILGYGPESMYTVYNRFYPPELATVEARNASPDRSHNETFDTLVITGLAGLLAWQALYLTVVHFAFRYLGVVRSRRDTWVFAGLWAGGALLAAATALIVADPVYVGVAVPVGVILGVLVYLVYFALLGRPAETGAGEEADLKRPFAADRLLMNALVAAVLAHYVEIHFGIAISATRLYFFVYVALMLALGYRLRQVSSEEPEAPAPVVVAARGDKRKRRAAVVAPTATARADWDKLIVPALLLVLMLGTLGYGFITYALPPDKVITGPADLSAAEIFRQALLQNARRDFVEWPFILSLLVLSWLLGWLVYLSEMIKQGELTLPAIDGNVSIGRRRAAAGFLLALALAGVAGGVLATPDTATAALGVSLAQIAAIICAAAGAHLLYQWPAARRTVSVMAAALVILGVPVLIAGGYLPGLVLIAGGAAVLWLVGDRRRGHSIVPAAAVVLASLMGGFLFIYLHAINYRTLLFYRGEAVDSVPVLRSLEAAQAGGLLTFFFGFVIVMTILLAFALSWPELAEGRRPRTAAHPAAAYGSLALTLLAAVIILGQTNVRPVQADMVYKRARPYDDQATRATQADPATRRDTWDTAIAIYSAAIERLPLEDFYYLFLGRAYLERAGITEDAAEQTELLARAESLLLQAQDINPLNTDHTANLARLNTRWYAAVDDDAEKAERLDLAERYYEQALILSPQNSVIRNELARLILEIRGDCDRALALYDESAAIDPFYSQTQLARADAYILCSSGRPEAERDTLFRAAAVALEEALAGNPNNVRAWVQLAEIYRQLGEFEQAAATIEEARAHHDPATFPTAEIDFLAAQIAAGLGNVAEARELAESALLTAGDETAAQIASFLAGLGDE, encoded by the coding sequence ATGGACTCCAGGCTCACTCGTTGGTGCGATGGCTTTCTAGAAGCGTGCTGGCTGGTCGCCATTCTCACTATCCCCCTATTCTTCAATATTCATTCGGAACGTGTATTCGAGCCGGATAAGCTGGCTCTATTGCGCTCGTTGGCCGTCCTGATGGTCGCCGTGGCGCTGGCGCGCTGGATCGATCAGCGAGGTTGGCGCAATCTCGGTCGATGGCGATTCGCCGACCCCCAATCTTTCTGGCACAAGCCGTTTGTGCTGCCGATCGCGGCACTGGTCGTGGTCTATCTGTTGGCAACGATCTTCTCCATCGGGCCGCGCATCAGCTGGGCCGGGTCTTACCAGCGGTTGCAGGGAACCTATACCACGCTGGCCTACATCGTCATCTTTGGCCTGATGGCGATCACCATTCGCAGCCAGGAACAGGTGCGTCGGGTTGTCTCGACGGCCATCGTCGCCAGCATTCCCGTGGCCCTCTACGGCCTGCTGCAACACTTCGGCCATGACCCGTTGCCCTGGGGCGGCGACGTGGAGACGCGGGTGGCCGGTCACATGGGCAACGCCATTTTCATCGCCGCCTACCTGATCATGGTCATCCCCCTGACCCTGGCGCGGGTGGTCGATGCCTTCAGCAACATCCTGGCCGACGAGAAGCTGGCCGCGGCCGACGTCGCCCGCGCGTCGATCTACATCTTCACCCTGGCGATCCAGTTACTGACCCTCTATTGGTCGGGCAGCCGCGGCCCGCTCATCGGTCTGGCCGTGGGGCTGTTCTCGTTCACGCTGGTGCTGCTGGTCTCGCTGCGCGATGCGGCCGGCGAACAGGGGCACGATCGGCCGCGCGAACTATGGCCCGCCCTGCTCTTCCTGGCCCCAACGTTGGTAGCGCTACTGCTCAGCCCGCTGGTCAGTCGCGCCGCCGGGCCGGCCATCGCCTTCGCATTCTTCGGCGGTGTGGTTGGCCTGTCGGTGCTGGCGATATTTCTGCTGGTGGCCGCGCGACGCGGCTGGCGTTGGTTGTGGTTGGGCTGGCTCTTGCTGACCGTCCTGGTGGCGGGCTGGCTGCTGTTGTTCAACATCCCCGCCGAGCGCACGGCCGGCTGGCGCGGGATTCCGCTGGTGGGCGGTGTCTTCGATACGCTGGATGAGTGGCGCGATTTACCGGGCATCGGCTCCTACGGCCGTATGCTCGACCCCAGCGACACGACCGGCCGGGAGAAAAGCGGCCGGGTGCGCGTGCTCATCTGGGAAGGGGTCATCGACCTCATCTCGCCCCACGAGCCGTTGACCTACCCCGACGGCCGCGCCGATCCGTTCAACTGGCTGCGGCCGATCCTTGGCTATGGGCCGGAGTCGATGTACACGGTCTACAATCGCTTCTACCCGCCCGAATTGGCGACGGTCGAAGCGCGCAACGCCTCGCCCGATCGCTCGCACAATGAGACGTTCGACACGCTGGTCATCACCGGGCTGGCCGGATTGCTGGCCTGGCAGGCGCTCTATCTGACCGTCGTCCATTTCGCCTTTCGTTATCTGGGCGTCGTCCGATCGCGGCGGGACACGTGGGTATTTGCCGGGCTGTGGGCGGGGGGCGCATTGCTGGCCGCGGCGACGGCGCTGATCGTGGCCGATCCTGTCTATGTGGGCGTGGCCGTGCCCGTGGGCGTCATCCTGGGCGTCCTTGTCTATCTCGTCTATTTCGCGCTGCTGGGCCGGCCGGCAGAGACAGGGGCGGGCGAGGAAGCCGACCTGAAGCGGCCTTTCGCCGCCGATCGCTTGTTGATGAATGCCCTGGTGGCGGCCGTGCTGGCCCACTACGTCGAGATTCACTTCGGCATCGCCATCTCGGCCACGCGGCTCTACTTCTTCGTCTACGTGGCCCTGATGCTGGCCCTCGGCTATCGGCTGAGGCAGGTGTCGAGTGAAGAGCCGGAAGCGCCCGCGCCGGTGGTGGTGGCCGCGCGCGGCGACAAGCGCAAGCGCCGCGCGGCCGTCGTCGCCCCAACCGCCACGGCCCGCGCCGACTGGGACAAGCTGATCGTGCCCGCGCTGCTGCTCGTCCTGATGCTGGGTACGCTGGGCTATGGCTTCATCACCTACGCCCTGCCGCCGGACAAAGTGATCACCGGGCCGGCCGATCTGTCGGCGGCAGAGATCTTTCGGCAGGCGTTGCTGCAAAATGCGCGCCGCGATTTCGTCGAGTGGCCGTTCATCCTGTCGTTGTTGGTGCTCTCCTGGCTGCTGGGCTGGTTAGTGTACCTGAGCGAGATGATCAAGCAGGGCGAGTTGACGTTGCCGGCCATTGACGGCAACGTGTCCATCGGGCGGCGGCGGGCGGCGGCGGGCTTCCTGTTGGCGTTGGCCCTCGCAGGCGTCGCCGGCGGGGTGCTGGCGACCCCGGACACGGCCACGGCGGCCCTAGGGGTCAGCCTGGCGCAGATTGCCGCCATCATTTGTGCGGCGGCGGGGGCACATCTGCTCTATCAATGGCCGGCGGCGCGGCGCACGGTCAGCGTAATGGCCGCGGCGCTGGTCATTCTGGGCGTACCGGTACTCATCGCCGGCGGCTATCTGCCGGGGCTGGTCCTGATCGCCGGCGGGGCGGCCGTCCTGTGGCTGGTGGGGGATCGCCGGCGGGGGCATTCCATTGTTCCGGCGGCGGCGGTGGTGCTCGCTTCGCTCATGGGCGGCTTTCTCTTTATCTACCTTCATGCCATCAATTACCGAACGCTGCTGTTCTATCGCGGCGAGGCGGTGGATTCGGTGCCCGTCCTGCGGTCGCTGGAAGCGGCGCAGGCCGGCGGGCTGCTGACGTTTTTCTTCGGCTTTGTGATCGTGATGACCATCTTGTTGGCGTTCGCCCTCAGTTGGCCCGAACTGGCCGAGGGGCGCAGGCCACGAACGGCGGCTCATCCGGCCGCGGCCTATGGGTCTCTGGCCCTCACTCTGCTGGCGGCGGTGATTATCCTGGGCCAAACGAACGTCCGGCCGGTGCAAGCCGACATGGTCTACAAGCGCGCCCGGCCCTACGACGACCAGGCCACCCGCGCCACCCAGGCCGACCCGGCGACGCGGCGCGACACCTGGGATACGGCCATCGCCATCTATAGCGCGGCCATCGAACGGCTGCCGCTGGAGGATTTCTATTATCTCTTTCTGGGTCGGGCCTATCTGGAACGGGCCGGCATCACGGAGGACGCCGCCGAGCAGACCGAGCTATTGGCCCGCGCCGAGAGCTTGCTGCTTCAGGCGCAGGACATTAACCCGCTCAATACCGACCATACCGCCAATCTGGCCCGCCTGAATACGCGCTGGTATGCCGCCGTGGATGATGACGCCGAAAAAGCCGAACGCCTCGATCTGGCCGAACGCTACTACGAGCAGGCCCTGATCCTCAGCCCGCAAAATTCGGTCATTCGCAACGAACTGGCCCGGCTCATTCTGGAGATTCGCGGCGATTGCGATCGGGCGCTGGCCCTCTACGATGAGTCGGCGGCCATTGATCCATTCTATAGCCAGACGCAACTGGCCCGCGCCGATGCCTACATCCTGTGCAGCAGCGGCCGGCCGGAGGCGGAGCGCGACACGCTGTTCCGCGCGGCGGCGGTGGCGCTGGAAGAAGCGTTGGCCGGCAATCCCAACAACGTGCGGGCCTGGGTGCAACTGGCGGAGATCTATCGCCAGCTAGGCGAATTCGAGCAGGCCGCGGCGACTATCGAAGAGGCGCGCGCCCATCACGATCCGGCCACCTTCCCGACAGCGGAAATCGATTTTCTGGCGGCGCAAATCGCGGCGGGGCTGGGCAATGTGGCCGAAGCGCGCGAGTTGGCCGAGAGCGCCTTGCTGACGGCCGGGGACGAGACGGCGGCGCAAATTGCGTCATTTTTGGCTGGGTTGGGCGATGAATGA
- a CDS encoding glycosyltransferase — MRLLFLTARLPYPPNRGDRLRAYNFLRVLAREHEITLLSFISDSRETGNVGPLRAFCEDIQLIHRGQWPATATTGLNAWRPLPLQSLYYRSPVMQSAVDRLISRRRFDAAYVHLFRMAQFVAQQRALYRVLDLTDAISSEIERSLPYRDRKWRLVYGQELPRIRRYEREIVRHFDETWLISEAERQHLLGNGVDDRLIVVPNGVDSERYRPSGRANDAPALIFVGHMGVFHNIDAADYLARDLLPGIRAAIPAARLALVGAEPAAQVTALGSLPGVRVLGHVADLNAALNEAAVFVAPLRFAAGIQNKVLEAMAAGLPVVTTSYVNNGLQAEAGRHLLIADEPEQFVAAVIALLNDRAYRRRLGHAGREFVLSHYRWEEVAERMNGIEQKIARRG; from the coding sequence ATGCGGCTATTATTTCTGACCGCCCGACTACCCTATCCGCCCAATCGTGGCGACCGCCTGCGGGCCTATAACTTCCTGCGCGTGCTGGCCCGCGAGCATGAGATCACGCTGCTGTCGTTCATCAGCGACAGCCGCGAGACCGGCAACGTCGGCCCGCTGCGCGCCTTTTGCGAGGACATTCAACTGATTCATCGCGGTCAATGGCCGGCGACGGCGACCACGGGGTTGAATGCGTGGCGGCCCTTGCCCCTGCAATCGCTTTACTATCGGTCGCCGGTCATGCAGAGCGCGGTCGACCGGCTCATCAGCCGCCGCCGTTTCGATGCCGCCTACGTTCACCTCTTCCGCATGGCCCAGTTCGTCGCCCAGCAGCGCGCGCTGTATCGCGTCCTCGATCTGACCGATGCCATCTCCAGCGAGATCGAGCGCTCCCTGCCCTATCGCGACCGCAAGTGGCGGCTGGTCTATGGCCAGGAATTGCCGCGCATCCGGCGCTACGAGCGCGAGATCGTGCGCCACTTCGACGAGACGTGGCTCATCTCCGAGGCCGAGCGGCAACATCTGTTGGGCAATGGCGTGGATGATCGCCTGATCGTTGTGCCCAACGGCGTGGATAGCGAACGGTATCGCCCCTCCGGACGGGCCAACGACGCCCCGGCGCTGATCTTCGTCGGTCACATGGGCGTGTTCCACAACATCGACGCTGCCGACTACCTGGCCCGCGACCTGCTGCCGGGCATTCGCGCCGCCATTCCGGCCGCTCGGCTGGCGCTGGTCGGCGCGGAGCCGGCGGCGCAGGTGACGGCGTTGGGCAGCTTGCCGGGGGTACGGGTGCTGGGCCACGTGGCCGACCTCAACGCGGCGCTGAACGAGGCGGCCGTCTTCGTCGCCCCGTTGCGCTTTGCCGCGGGCATCCAGAACAAGGTGCTGGAAGCGATGGCCGCGGGCCTGCCGGTGGTGACAACAAGTTATGTCAACAATGGCCTCCAGGCCGAGGCGGGGCGTCACTTACTCATTGCCGATGAGCCGGAGCAGTTTGTCGCCGCCGTCATCGCCCTGTTGAACGACCGCGCCTACCGCCGCCGGTTGGGCCATGCCGGCCGGGAGTTCGTTCTCAGCCATTACCGCTGGGAAGAAGTGGCCGAACGCATGAATGGAATCGAACAGAAGATAGCGCGCCGCGGCTAG
- a CDS encoding sulfotransferase family protein has product MIQSPVLIIGCARSGTTLLYQVLAESPELWAIGYESKAIIERDHHPAVKGWESGALTAADLTPASAAAIRRAFAEQAAPGGYWQWVNALRGWVNHSSVYAAIKRRGRSSAPGAAVSNTVPGGGLALFRTLAQLRNRLAPPRGPIRLLEKTPENCLRLPFLQALFPDARVIFLTRDGRANVHSLLEGWRQPHLFPGYRTPVPVTSPGQTRGRWAFTLIPGWRELVDSPLEEICARQWVACNQAVLDYAASPGALPVLRLSYEGLIAAPDESLRRLAAFLAIDVARIPAYGRPLPEVNVVSPPGAEKWREESAALARVEPIIAPLMARLAES; this is encoded by the coding sequence ATGATTCAATCGCCAGTGCTCATTATCGGTTGCGCCCGCTCCGGCACCACGTTGCTCTATCAGGTGTTGGCCGAGTCGCCGGAGTTGTGGGCCATCGGTTATGAGAGCAAGGCCATCATCGAGCGCGATCACCATCCGGCGGTCAAGGGGTGGGAATCGGGCGCGCTGACGGCCGCTGATCTGACGCCCGCATCGGCGGCAGCCATCCGGCGCGCTTTCGCCGAGCAGGCCGCGCCGGGCGGCTATTGGCAGTGGGTGAATGCGCTGCGCGGGTGGGTGAACCACAGCTCTGTTTACGCGGCCATCAAGCGCCGCGGCCGGTCATCGGCTCCCGGCGCGGCGGTCAGCAATACCGTGCCCGGCGGCGGGCTGGCGCTATTTCGGACCTTGGCTCAACTGCGCAACCGCCTCGCGCCACCGCGCGGGCCAATCCGCCTGCTGGAGAAGACGCCGGAGAACTGTCTGCGCTTGCCGTTTCTCCAGGCCCTCTTCCCCGACGCGCGGGTGATCTTCCTGACCCGCGACGGCCGGGCCAACGTCCATTCGCTGCTGGAGGGCTGGCGGCAACCCCACCTCTTCCCCGGCTACCGGACGCCCGTGCCGGTGACCAGCCCCGGCCAGACGCGCGGCCGTTGGGCATTCACGCTCATCCCCGGCTGGCGCGAACTGGTCGATTCGCCGTTGGAGGAGATTTGCGCCCGGCAGTGGGTGGCCTGCAATCAGGCCGTGTTGGACTATGCCGCGTCGCCCGGCGCGCTGCCGGTCTTGCGGCTGAGCTATGAGGGGTTGATCGCCGCGCCTGACGAGAGCTTACGTCGCCTCGCCGCTTTTCTGGCAATCGATGTGGCCCGCATCCCGGCCTATGGCCGCCCCTTGCCGGAGGTCAACGTCGTCTCGCCGCCGGGCGCGGAGAAGTGGCGGGAAGAGAGCGCGGCCCTGGCCCGCGTCGAGCCGATTATCGCGCCGCTGATGGCGCGGTTGGCCGAAAGCTGA